A window of the Pedobacter frigiditerrae genome harbors these coding sequences:
- the pheT gene encoding phenylalanine--tRNA ligase subunit beta, which translates to MKISYSWLKQFIQTDKTPQEISLILTNIGLEVESLEKVQPIVGGLDGLVIGHVVECEQHPNADRLRVTKVNVGTGELLQIVCGAPNVGVNQKVVVATVGTTVFPNEGEPFKINKSKIRGEVSEGMICAEDEIGLGASHAGIMVLPEDTEIGIAAKSYFKMEDDFVFEIGLTPNRADAASHLGVARDLAAYLRTSYQMPDIASFKTANENLTIAVEVEDTAACPRYSSVTIAGVTVKSSPDWLKDKLKVIGIRPINNIVDVTNYVLHELGQPLHAFDADKIKGKKVIVKKVAEGTPFVTLDDVERKLSADDLMICNAEEPMCIAGVFGGKTSGVSEQTTNIFLESAYFNSVSVRKTSKRHNLKTDASFRFERGTDPEITLLALKRAALLIQEVAGGEISSSISDIYPVKSNPFDVEVSYANIVKLIGQDIPSAEIKAIILALGIEVANETAEGLSLKVPAYKVDVTRECDVTEEVLRIYGYNNIHIPTKVNASLAFTAKPNKENVQNLIADMLTANGFLEIWCNSLTRSAYSKNPDEAVQILNPLSSDLNVMRQSLLQPALESVSYNQNRKSSDLKLYEFGKTYHLINEQYVERPRLLVLISGAKQSEQWNHVTTPSTFYNLKAAVDAVIGRLGLSNFQSEEIKDENFAYGLKYFRGDKTLVSFGAATNADRKQAGVDAAVFYADFDWALLLDAVRKNKIVNKEVPKYPAVRRDLSMLVDEAVTFGDLESIAFKTEKKLLKEVQIFDVYQGDKLPAGKKSYALNFTLQDEEQTLTDKQIDAIMQKIIANLAQSAKAEIRK; encoded by the coding sequence ATGAAAATATCATATAGCTGGCTTAAACAATTTATACAAACTGATAAAACTCCACAAGAAATTTCGCTCATCTTAACCAATATTGGTTTAGAGGTAGAAAGTTTGGAAAAGGTACAGCCTATTGTAGGTGGCTTAGATGGACTGGTAATTGGCCACGTGGTTGAATGTGAGCAGCATCCAAATGCAGACCGCTTACGTGTAACAAAGGTAAATGTTGGCACTGGCGAGTTGTTGCAAATTGTTTGTGGTGCGCCAAATGTTGGTGTAAATCAGAAAGTTGTTGTTGCTACGGTGGGCACAACAGTTTTTCCTAATGAGGGTGAACCATTTAAAATAAATAAATCTAAAATTAGAGGCGAAGTTTCTGAAGGGATGATTTGTGCTGAAGATGAAATTGGCTTGGGTGCTTCTCACGCAGGTATCATGGTTTTGCCAGAAGATACTGAAATCGGCATTGCTGCAAAATCTTATTTCAAAATGGAAGACGATTTTGTTTTCGAAATAGGCTTAACACCAAATAGGGCAGATGCAGCATCACACTTAGGTGTGGCTAGAGATTTAGCAGCTTATTTGCGTACTTCTTATCAAATGCCAGATATTGCTAGTTTTAAAACTGCTAATGAAAATTTAACCATCGCAGTTGAGGTTGAGGATACGGCAGCTTGTCCACGTTATAGTAGTGTAACAATTGCTGGTGTAACTGTAAAATCCTCACCAGATTGGTTAAAAGATAAATTAAAAGTTATTGGCATTCGCCCAATTAATAATATTGTAGATGTAACCAATTATGTATTGCATGAACTTGGTCAACCTTTACATGCTTTTGATGCCGACAAAATTAAAGGCAAAAAAGTAATCGTCAAAAAAGTTGCAGAAGGAACTCCATTTGTAACTTTAGATGATGTAGAGCGTAAACTTTCTGCAGATGATTTGATGATTTGCAACGCTGAAGAGCCAATGTGTATAGCAGGTGTTTTCGGAGGAAAAACATCGGGCGTTAGCGAACAAACGACCAATATATTTTTAGAGAGTGCTTATTTCAATTCAGTTTCTGTACGTAAAACTTCTAAAAGACATAACTTAAAAACAGATGCATCATTCAGGTTTGAGCGTGGTACAGACCCAGAAATTACATTGTTGGCTTTAAAACGTGCAGCTTTATTAATTCAAGAAGTTGCTGGTGGCGAAATCTCTTCTTCAATTTCTGATATTTATCCTGTGAAATCAAATCCTTTTGATGTTGAAGTTAGTTATGCAAATATTGTAAAACTGATTGGTCAGGATATTCCTTCAGCAGAAATTAAAGCTATCATTTTAGCTCTAGGAATTGAGGTTGCAAATGAAACAGCAGAAGGACTAAGTTTAAAAGTTCCTGCTTACAAAGTAGACGTAACTCGAGAATGCGATGTAACGGAAGAGGTTTTACGTATTTACGGTTACAACAATATTCATATCCCAACTAAGGTTAATGCGTCTCTAGCTTTCACGGCAAAGCCTAATAAAGAGAATGTACAAAACCTAATTGCAGATATGTTAACTGCAAATGGTTTCTTAGAAATTTGGTGTAACTCTTTAACTCGTTCAGCATATTCTAAAAATCCTGATGAGGCAGTACAGATTTTAAATCCATTAAGTTCGGATTTAAATGTAATGCGTCAAAGTTTATTACAACCTGCATTAGAAAGTGTGTCGTATAACCAAAATCGTAAGAGCTCTGATTTGAAATTATATGAGTTTGGTAAAACCTATCATTTAATTAATGAGCAATATGTAGAGCGCCCACGTTTGTTAGTTTTAATCAGTGGTGCTAAACAAAGCGAACAATGGAACCATGTTACCACACCATCTACCTTTTATAATTTAAAAGCTGCAGTTGATGCTGTAATTGGCCGTTTAGGTTTAAGTAATTTTCAGTCTGAAGAAATTAAGGATGAAAACTTCGCCTATGGCTTAAAATATTTTAGAGGAGATAAAACGTTAGTTTCTTTTGGGGCGGCAACCAATGCTGATAGAAAACAAGCAGGTGTTGATGCAGCTGTATTTTATGCAGATTTTGATTGGGCCTTATTGTTAGATGCAGTTAGAAAAAACAAGATTGTAAATAAAGAGGTGCCAAAATATCCAGCAGTAAGAAGAGACCTTTCCATGTTGGTTGATGAAGCAGTTACTTTTGGAGATTTAGAAAGTATTGCTTTTAAAACAGAGAAAAAATTATTGAAGGAAGTTCAGATTTTTGATGTTTACCAAGGTGATAAATTGCCAGCTGGTAAAAAATCTTATGCACTGAATTTTACCTTACAGGATGAAGAGCAAACTTTAACTGATAAGCAAATCGATGCGATTATGCAAAAGATTATAGCTAACTTAGCGCAAAGTGCGAAAGCAGAAATAAGAAAATAG
- the rpsT gene encoding 30S ribosomal protein S20, giving the protein MANHKSSLKRIRANATKRLRNRYQAKTTRTFIKRLRAAEDKKTGAELLPKVISMLDRLAKKNVIHKNKAANNKSKLTKFVNGLK; this is encoded by the coding sequence ATGGCAAATCATAAATCGTCTTTAAAAAGAATTAGAGCAAACGCTACAAAACGTCTACGTAACAGATATCAAGCAAAAACTACACGTACCTTTATCAAAAGATTACGTGCTGCTGAAGATAAAAAAACTGGTGCTGAGTTATTACCTAAAGTAATTTCTATGTTAGATCGTTTAGCTAAGAAAAACGTAATTCACAAAAACAAAGCTGCTAACAACAAATCAAAATTAACGAAATTCGTTAACGGTTTAAAATAG
- the purN gene encoding phosphoribosylglycinamide formyltransferase, with the protein MKKRIAIFASGSGSNAQKLMEHFKRNTEVEIALVLTNNSDAYVLQRADSFEIPSHIFDKHEFYKTDNIIDLLKNLSIDLIVLAGFMWLIPKNLIHEYPGRIINIHPAILPKFGGKGMYGDFVHKAVMEAGEPEGGITIHYVNENYDEGEYIYQAKYRIDKGDNLEMVKFKGQQLEHLHYPRVVESIIKKIKK; encoded by the coding sequence TTGAAGAAACGTATCGCAATTTTTGCTTCAGGCTCAGGATCCAATGCCCAAAAATTAATGGAGCATTTTAAACGCAATACAGAAGTTGAAATTGCATTGGTTTTAACCAACAATTCTGATGCTTATGTATTACAGCGAGCTGATAGTTTTGAAATCCCTTCTCACATTTTCGATAAACACGAATTTTATAAAACCGATAACATTATCGATTTATTAAAAAACTTGAGCATAGATTTAATTGTACTAGCAGGTTTCATGTGGTTAATTCCTAAAAATTTAATTCACGAATATCCAGGAAGAATCATCAACATACATCCCGCTATATTGCCAAAGTTTGGTGGCAAGGGAATGTATGGCGATTTTGTACATAAAGCGGTAATGGAAGCAGGTGAACCTGAAGGCGGAATAACCATCCACTATGTGAACGAAAACTACGATGAGGGCGAATACATTTACCAAGCTAAATACCGAATAGACAAAGGTGATAATTTAGAAATGGTTAAATTTAAAGGTCAACAGTTAGAGCATTTACACTACCCAAGAGTGGTTGAGAGCATTATAAAGAAGATTAAGAAGTAA
- the radC gene encoding RadC family protein: MDNYDQKLGIKAWAEADRPREKLLLQGRRQLTDAELIAILIGSGSRTETAVDLSKRILNFYQNDLAKVAKLSVKDLSKFKGIGEAKAISIVAALELGRRRKESEKEGPVKITSSKDAYEILRSELADLVHEEFWILVLNRANFVTSKHLISKGGQSGTVADPKVIFKVAIENNAANIVLAHNHPSGNLKASSADINLTKKMVQAGLLLEIPIYDHLIITDHSYLSMADESLM; this comes from the coding sequence ATGGATAATTACGACCAAAAACTAGGCATCAAAGCTTGGGCAGAAGCTGATAGACCGAGAGAAAAATTACTACTTCAAGGTAGAAGGCAATTAACCGATGCAGAATTAATAGCTATTCTAATCGGATCTGGCAGTAGAACTGAAACTGCAGTTGATTTAAGCAAGCGTATTCTTAATTTTTATCAGAACGATTTAGCAAAAGTTGCCAAATTAAGCGTTAAAGACCTTTCTAAATTTAAAGGTATAGGAGAAGCCAAGGCAATTTCTATTGTAGCAGCTTTAGAATTGGGGAGAAGAAGAAAGGAGTCAGAAAAGGAAGGTCCCGTAAAAATTACTTCCTCAAAGGATGCCTACGAAATTTTGAGAAGCGAGTTGGCAGATTTAGTTCACGAAGAATTTTGGATTTTGGTGCTCAACAGGGCCAACTTTGTAACCAGCAAACATTTAATAAGCAAAGGCGGACAATCTGGTACAGTTGCAGATCCTAAAGTTATCTTTAAAGTAGCCATAGAAAATAATGCTGCAAATATAGTTTTAGCTCATAATCATCCCTCTGGTAATTTAAAAGCAAGTTCTGCAGATATTAATCTGACAAAAAAAATGGTACAAGCAGGCTTGTTGCTCGAAATTCCAATTTATGATCATTTAATTATTACCGATCATTCTTATTTAAGCATGGCTGATGAAAGCTTGATGTAA
- the rny gene encoding ribonuclease Y, which produces MDIIDISGIIGGILASLALGIVIGRYLLRNLLKQQEIAAQNKAKKILRDAESNAEILKKDRLLEAKEKFLQMKAEHEQQVNSRNNEVNQRENSIKQKEQSLNSKIENMSRKEQELDNVKSNLEKQTSLAVKKQEEVDVLKNQHVQQLETIAGLSAEEAKNQLVENMKTEARAQAMMQVKDIVDEAKLTASKEAKKVVIQTIQRTAAEAAIENSVSIFHIDSDEIKGRVIGREGRNIRALEAATGIEIIVDDTPEAIILSGFDPVRREIARLALHRLVTDGRIHPARIEEVVAKTKKQIEDEIVEIGERTVIDLGIHGLHPELIRMVGRMRYRSSYGQNLLHHSREVANFCATMAAELGLNAKMAKRAGLLHDIGKVPDDNPELPHAILGMQLAEKYKEHPEVCNAIGAHHDEIEMTSMISPIIQACDSISGARPGARREVVESYIKRLKELEELALSYPGVEKTFAIQAGRELRVIVESERITDAQAELLAADISNRIQTEMTYPGQIKVTVIRETRSVAFAK; this is translated from the coding sequence ATGGATATCATAGATATATCAGGGATAATTGGAGGAATACTAGCCAGCTTGGCGCTAGGGATTGTGATAGGCAGATACCTATTGCGCAACCTATTGAAACAACAAGAAATTGCTGCACAGAATAAAGCGAAAAAGATTCTTAGAGATGCAGAAAGCAATGCTGAAATTTTAAAGAAAGATAGATTGCTTGAGGCAAAAGAAAAGTTTTTGCAAATGAAAGCTGAGCATGAGCAACAAGTAAATTCGAGAAATAACGAAGTTAACCAACGTGAGAATAGCATTAAGCAAAAAGAACAGTCGCTTAATTCTAAAATAGAAAATATGTCTCGTAAAGAGCAGGAGTTGGATAATGTTAAATCTAATTTAGAAAAACAAACATCGCTTGCCGTTAAAAAACAAGAAGAGGTTGATGTTTTAAAAAATCAACACGTTCAACAATTGGAAACCATTGCTGGTTTAAGTGCTGAAGAAGCAAAAAATCAACTGGTTGAAAATATGAAAACCGAAGCTCGTGCTCAAGCCATGATGCAGGTTAAAGACATTGTTGATGAAGCTAAATTAACCGCTAGCAAAGAAGCTAAAAAGGTAGTTATCCAAACTATTCAACGTACGGCTGCAGAAGCTGCAATTGAAAATTCTGTTTCTATTTTCCATATTGATAGCGATGAAATTAAAGGTCGTGTAATTGGTAGAGAAGGTAGAAATATTCGTGCTTTAGAAGCAGCAACAGGAATTGAGATTATTGTAGATGATACACCAGAAGCAATTATTTTATCTGGTTTCGACCCAGTAAGAAGAGAGATTGCTCGTTTAGCTTTACACCGTTTGGTAACTGATGGTCGTATTCACCCAGCTCGTATTGAAGAAGTGGTGGCTAAAACCAAAAAGCAAATTGAAGACGAGATTGTTGAGATTGGCGAACGTACGGTTATCGATTTAGGTATCCACGGCTTGCACCCAGAATTGATTAGAATGGTGGGTCGTATGCGTTACCGTTCATCATACGGACAAAACTTATTACATCACTCTCGTGAGGTAGCTAATTTCTGTGCTACGATGGCAGCAGAGTTGGGCTTAAATGCTAAGATGGCAAAACGTGCTGGTTTATTACATGATATAGGTAAAGTGCCTGATGATAATCCAGAATTACCTCACGCTATTTTGGGTATGCAATTGGCAGAAAAATATAAGGAACACCCTGAAGTTTGTAATGCAATTGGAGCTCACCATGACGAGATAGAAATGACTTCAATGATTTCTCCAATTATCCAAGCTTGTGACTCTATTTCTGGTGCAAGACCAGGTGCAAGACGTGAGGTTGTAGAAAGTTACATCAAACGTTTAAAAGAGTTAGAAGAACTAGCTTTATCTTACCCAGGTGTAGAGAAAACATTTGCCATACAAGCTGGTAGAGAATTACGTGTAATTGTTGAAAGTGAAAGAATTACAGATGCACAAGCAGAATTATTAGCAGCAGATATCTCGAACCGTATTCAAACTGAAATGACTTATCCAGGTCAAATTAAGGTTACAGTAATCAGAGAAACTAGGTCTGTGGCTTTTGCTAAGTAA
- a CDS encoding cell division protein ZapA has product MGEISIKITISDRIYPLKVNMEEEEIVRRAAKIINERIKDYQENYAVRDKQDLLSMAVLHYATAVLRTEHKVQNQDTEVADKVEELDSLLNGFFAK; this is encoded by the coding sequence ATGGGAGAAATCTCGATTAAAATAACTATTTCTGACCGTATTTACCCCTTAAAGGTGAACATGGAAGAGGAAGAGATTGTGAGACGAGCAGCTAAAATTATTAATGAGCGTATAAAGGACTACCAAGAAAATTATGCGGTTAGAGATAAACAGGATTTGCTTTCTATGGCAGTGTTGCATTATGCAACTGCTGTTTTAAGAACAGAGCATAAGGTGCAAAACCAAGATACTGAAGTAGCTGACAAAGTCGAAGAATTGGATAGTTTATTAAACGGGTTTTTCGCTAAATAA
- a CDS encoding TonB-dependent receptor, protein MKSQLTLKKAFLTLLFVVIGATVFAQTGKISGTVSDKKTGETLIAAAVKISGTTKAVGTDVDGKYTLGGLATGKYVIEVSYIGYVTKKIADVEVKDKETTSFNIVLEESTANTLNQVTITASFKQESVNSLYAKQKNSAVISDGVSSDQIKKSPDRNTSDVLKRISGATIQDNKFVVIRGLSDRYNNATLDGAALPSTEPNRKAFSFDIVPSNLVDNLIISKTATPDLPADFTGGSIQIITKDIPDNNFFSFGIGQGYNTASTFKDFKSGVRNATDFLGFDNGDKSLASNFPSTSRIVNKQLSQAQSIAAMKSLPRDFNVYTNTALPTQNLLLTLGHVKSFNEGKNKLGALLSITYRNAQNINNEVIRDYADVDYKDNVYKFSTNIGAIANFAYSYGKSKITFKNIYNRTYDDNFLSRTGLNSGVGGGVDVKFYAFDLMQKALLKSTLEGTHPIGEKSGKINWSVSYSNILNDQPDQKKVSYYRNRSDIGTPNYVFNANVTTLGKENTRLYSKLDEDAYSAAINYTLPVKMFGQISTFKTGVSTLYRDRTFDARFLGLLLNTSSPDAASIRQRSIGTLYGTDVLSNGSYSLDEIPGNADSYTANSMTNAGYLMLDNKFGKKSRLVWGVRVEQFNVALDAKLKNPLTSVDDNYLDILPSANYTYSLTPKVNLRASYYRTLARPEFRELASSSVYDYELLAFQQGDPNLKEAKIDNGDIRFEFYPQAGQVISVSAFYKRFHNAIESFNNDGTGSRTITYINTDKVNVYGIEFEFRKTLDFIAQTDFLKKTTFYTNVSIIKSKIETRNTGINLLEPNRPMVGQAPYVINGGLQHSFLNDKLSFNALYNRVGRKLYVAGGVLFHSIWEQPRDVVDLQLAMKVLKNKGEVKFNAGDILNQRTLFYYDNDQDKKYSVAKGDYTASSYKAGSNFSLAFAYTF, encoded by the coding sequence TTGAAATCACAATTAACTCTTAAAAAAGCATTCCTTACATTACTATTTGTAGTTATTGGTGCAACTGTTTTCGCACAAACAGGAAAAATTTCTGGTACTGTATCTGATAAAAAAACTGGTGAAACCTTAATAGCAGCTGCTGTAAAGATTTCTGGTACAACTAAAGCAGTAGGTACAGATGTTGATGGAAAATACACTTTAGGTGGCTTAGCCACAGGAAAGTATGTAATTGAAGTATCTTATATAGGCTATGTAACTAAAAAGATTGCAGATGTAGAAGTAAAAGATAAAGAAACTACTTCGTTTAATATTGTTTTAGAGGAGTCTACAGCTAATACCTTAAATCAGGTTACTATTACAGCTTCATTTAAGCAAGAGTCTGTAAACTCACTATATGCAAAACAAAAAAATAGCGCCGTAATCTCTGATGGTGTTTCTAGTGATCAAATTAAAAAATCTCCAGATAGAAATACTTCAGATGTTTTGAAAAGAATAAGTGGTGCTACCATTCAAGACAATAAATTTGTCGTGATTAGGGGATTGAGTGATCGTTATAATAATGCAACTCTAGATGGGGCAGCATTACCAAGTACAGAGCCTAACCGTAAAGCTTTTTCATTTGACATTGTTCCTTCAAATTTAGTAGACAATTTGATTATTAGTAAAACTGCTACGCCAGATTTACCGGCAGATTTTACAGGTGGTTCAATCCAAATTATAACAAAGGATATTCCAGATAATAATTTTTTCAGTTTCGGTATAGGTCAGGGTTACAATACCGCATCTACCTTCAAGGACTTTAAAAGTGGCGTAAGAAATGCAACAGATTTCCTTGGTTTTGATAATGGTGATAAAAGCCTAGCTTCAAATTTTCCATCAACTAGTAGAATTGTAAATAAGCAGCTTTCTCAAGCACAAAGTATTGCGGCAATGAAGAGTTTGCCAAGAGATTTTAATGTATATACCAATACAGCATTGCCAACACAAAACCTTCTTTTAACATTAGGACATGTAAAGAGTTTTAACGAAGGTAAAAACAAATTAGGCGCACTATTATCCATAACCTATCGTAATGCACAAAATATTAATAATGAAGTTATTCGTGATTATGCAGATGTGGATTATAAGGATAATGTTTATAAGTTCTCAACTAATATTGGTGCAATTGCAAATTTTGCTTATAGTTATGGTAAAAGTAAAATAACTTTCAAAAATATCTATAATAGAACTTATGATGATAACTTCCTATCTAGAACAGGATTAAATTCAGGCGTTGGTGGTGGTGTAGATGTTAAATTTTACGCCTTTGATTTAATGCAAAAAGCACTATTAAAATCAACTTTGGAAGGTACGCATCCAATAGGAGAAAAAAGTGGAAAAATCAACTGGTCGGTTAGTTATAGCAATATATTGAATGATCAACCTGATCAAAAGAAGGTGTCTTATTATAGAAATAGATCAGATATTGGTACACCAAATTATGTATTTAATGCGAATGTTACCACTTTGGGTAAAGAGAATACTAGATTATATTCTAAATTAGATGAAGATGCCTATTCTGCTGCAATTAACTATACTTTGCCAGTTAAAATGTTTGGACAAATATCTACCTTTAAAACTGGGGTAAGTACTTTGTATCGAGACCGTACATTTGATGCAAGGTTTTTAGGTTTGTTGTTGAACACTTCATCTCCAGATGCGGCATCTATAAGACAACGTTCAATAGGTACTTTGTATGGAACCGATGTTTTGAGTAATGGATCATATTCATTAGATGAAATTCCTGGGAATGCAGATAGTTACACTGCAAACTCAATGACCAATGCTGGATATTTAATGCTTGATAACAAATTTGGTAAAAAGTCAAGATTAGTTTGGGGTGTTCGTGTTGAACAATTTAACGTTGCTTTAGATGCAAAACTTAAAAACCCGCTTACATCAGTTGATGATAATTATTTAGATATTTTACCATCTGCAAATTATACCTATAGTTTAACTCCTAAAGTTAATTTAAGAGCTTCTTACTATCGTACGCTTGCTCGCCCAGAGTTTAGGGAGTTGGCTTCATCATCTGTATATGATTATGAATTATTGGCATTTCAACAAGGAGACCCTAACCTAAAAGAAGCTAAAATTGATAATGGTGATATTCGATTTGAATTCTACCCACAAGCTGGACAGGTAATATCAGTTTCAGCATTTTATAAGAGGTTTCACAATGCAATAGAGTCATTTAATAATGACGGAACTGGTTCAAGAACGATTACTTACATCAATACAGATAAAGTAAATGTATATGGTATTGAGTTCGAATTTCGTAAAACTCTTGATTTTATAGCTCAAACTGACTTTTTAAAGAAGACTACATTCTATACCAACGTTTCTATAATTAAATCGAAAATTGAAACAAGAAATACTGGGATTAATTTATTGGAACCAAATAGACCGATGGTGGGGCAGGCTCCTTACGTAATTAACGGAGGATTACAGCATAGTTTCTTAAATGATAAGTTAAGCTTTAATGCATTATATAATAGAGTTGGACGCAAATTATACGTTGCTGGAGGTGTCCTTTTCCATAGTATTTGGGAACAACCTCGTGATGTTGTGGATTTGCAGTTAGCGATGAAGGTGCTTAAAAATAAAGGAGAAGTTAAATTTAATGCAGGTGATATCTTAAATCAACGTACCCTTTTCTATTATGATAACGATCAAGATAAAAAATATAGCGTAGCTAAAGGAGATTATACGGCAAGCAGCTATAAAGCTGGAAGTAACTTCTCATTGGCATTTGCTTACACCTTTTAA
- a CDS encoding DUF962 domain-containing protein, with product MEQTEKRPVDVLFDKYAESHQNQTNETIHWICVPLIVFSLLGLVWQIPFPHLDFLGQYNGYLNWASFLIAFSMYYYFTLSPVLFFLMIWIIGLMSYIIVKIELAFGLGSLTACLIYLVIFVLAWIGQFIGHKIEGKKPSFLDDVKFLLIGPIWLLHFVCKKIGLKY from the coding sequence ATGGAACAAACAGAAAAACGCCCAGTAGATGTGCTTTTTGATAAATATGCAGAAAGTCATCAAAATCAAACCAACGAAACCATTCATTGGATTTGTGTGCCACTAATTGTTTTTAGCTTGTTAGGCTTGGTTTGGCAAATTCCATTTCCACACTTAGATTTTTTAGGTCAGTATAATGGTTATTTAAACTGGGCATCTTTTTTAATTGCATTTTCGATGTATTATTATTTTACCCTATCGCCTGTGCTGTTTTTCTTAATGATATGGATTATTGGTTTAATGAGTTATATTATCGTTAAAATAGAACTAGCTTTTGGTTTAGGAAGTTTAACAGCTTGTTTAATTTATCTGGTAATTTTCGTATTAGCTTGGATTGGTCAATTCATCGGCCATAAAATTGAAGGTAAGAAACCATCCTTTTTAGATGATGTGAAGTTTTTGTTGATAGGCCCAATTTGGTTATTGCATTTCGTTTGCAAAAAAATAGGTTTGAAATATTGA
- a CDS encoding endonuclease/exonuclease/phosphatase family protein, protein MKKTILFVLICLSISTATNAQKNQPINIMSYNIRLNVKSDGINAWPNRKDNVKALVKFYDADILCVQEALPDQFDDLLTNSDFDVVGVGRDDGKRKGEFSAIYFNKNRFTKKDGGTFWLSLTPDVPSKGWDAALNRICSWVKLYDKSNKKEFIVFNTHYDHVGVQARIESAKLIKQKIQEIAPKLPVVFTGDLNVTPETEAIATIKSFLIDTKEITVEPPYGPTGTFNSFKWDSPLKDKIDYIFVNKAFKVQKFAVLSDSKDQRYYSDHLPVFVRLLF, encoded by the coding sequence ATGAAAAAGACCATTTTATTTGTATTGATTTGTTTATCGATATCAACGGCAACAAATGCACAGAAAAATCAACCAATAAATATCATGTCCTATAACATTAGGTTAAATGTAAAATCTGATGGTATTAATGCCTGGCCAAATAGAAAAGACAATGTTAAAGCATTGGTAAAGTTTTATGATGCTGATATTTTATGTGTGCAAGAAGCACTACCAGATCAGTTCGACGATTTATTAACCAACTCAGATTTTGATGTCGTTGGTGTTGGTAGAGATGATGGTAAACGCAAAGGCGAATTTTCTGCCATCTATTTTAATAAAAATCGTTTTACAAAAAAGGATGGAGGCACATTTTGGTTATCGTTAACACCTGATGTGCCAAGCAAAGGTTGGGACGCGGCTTTAAACAGAATTTGCTCTTGGGTAAAATTATACGATAAATCTAATAAAAAAGAGTTCATCGTTTTTAACACGCACTACGATCATGTGGGCGTACAGGCAAGAATTGAATCGGCAAAGTTAATTAAACAAAAAATTCAAGAAATTGCGCCAAAATTGCCTGTTGTTTTTACTGGAGATCTAAATGTAACTCCAGAAACAGAAGCCATAGCAACAATCAAATCTTTTTTGATAGATACTAAAGAAATCACCGTTGAACCTCCTTATGGCCCAACAGGAACTTTTAATAGTTTTAAATGGGATAGTCCTCTGAAAGATAAAATCGATTACATTTTTGTAAACAAGGCTTTTAAGGTTCAGAAATTTGCTGTCTTATCTGATAGTAAAGACCAACGTTATTATTCAGACCATTTGCCTGTTTTTGTAAGGTTGTTATTTTAA